The window ACTGAATATTTTTGAAGTTATCATTACTGTTGTGTATACAACAGAGGATAGAATTACATCTGGCTCTCAGACCATAGAAAGGGATCCAGTCTTTATTCTTGCCTCAGCaagtgtggataagaaaatattAGATAAACTGTTAGGCAGGGTCTAGTTATAGATGAGCAAAGTAGGACAATCTGGCCAGGAAACCATTGTAGTTTGCAAACTAGGGAGTATCAAGCCCTGGAAGTCTGAGAGGTAACTCGTTTGGCAAGCTACAACCTTCTGCTCAAAAAGTAACAGTTGAGCAAATCAGAAAACCGGTTTCATCCTTATCCTCCACTCCTTGTTGGGAGTTCAAGAGAAGTTTCTTTTCAGAACTAAAGTCATTCATTTTGACTTGGTCAGGAAGACTTCGTGCAGGGCTGGCTCTAGTTAGGTCATTCATTTTAAATGCTCATCTAAGCATTCTGTCATCCAGAGCAGAGGGGCTCCAGCCCTGACAGTCCCTGAAATGGCCAGGACTCTTCATCCCCTAGAAGTTTAGCGCCTGGAGAAGGACTGGGCTCACTTGTTTAAGAACGAGTATTGGAGACTGATGATTCTGCAAGTCAGGCTGGCTGCTGACCCGTGGCTGCTGCGCTGTCAGGACTCTGTTTCTCCTCCAGGTTCTGGGTTCCCATTTtcatccctcctccccacctcccaccccaattCCCCTTGGTCAGGTAAGGCTTCCTTTACACTTCGCCCATACTTGCATGTCTTGCTTACCCACAGCCACAAAGGAAAGCGTCCAAATATTCAACCTCTTGCTTTTTGAGAATTTCAgctaaagggaaagaaataaaacaaaattaagatttGTGATggatctcttttttaaaaaaccgaGATAGGTAAAGATGGAAAATTTTCAGGATATCTGCAGCTACTTTTAAATAACAGTTGTGGAATACCCTGCAATTCAGGTTTACAAGAAAGAACACTCAGTAGAGAGCTGGGCAGAATTTCTGCTTAGTCTCTAACTGCTACCAAGAGATAAAGTTCTTACTGGCAGAAGATGCAGCCACAAGGGTGACTTATCAGAGCACGCTTTGTGTTAAGGAGACCTGCCTGAGTGCTATTAAGTGGAGGTCAAGTAGAATTTGCTTTTCTGACAgactttgattttaaaatatggcaGCGACTGGCGAAGCAGGCCAGTTGGCATGCTGTGGTCCTTGTTTCTGAATATTTGTAAAAATGGTGATAGACAAACCCTGCAAGTCGCCTCACCCAAGACAGCACAGTCTTGTTCGCCCCAGTAAGAGAGATGCCTCTTACTCTCATTTCCCCAGTAGGCTGAGCCCTTCACCGGCCCCAGGGCGCTCCAGCCCCCGAAGTTTCCCCGGACCAAAACTGCTGCGAGTCTCAGCGGGGCACAGCCACGTGGCCTTCCTGCGCGTCGCCTCGGCTCCCGCCTGTTCCTCCTTCGGATGGATGCCCGCGGCCGAGACCCTCAGTCTGGCCATGAAAGGGGCGCTTCGCTGAGTTAATTCTCATCTGCGAGTCTAGACTGGGAAGAGCGAGAGCGGCCCTTGACCTGCGCAGGGTTCCCGAGCCCAGGGCAAACAACTCTGGCACCCCCGTAAATCTGACCCCCTAAACCGACTACTGCGTTTAACCTCTGCTTTGCTTTGCAACACAAGACATGAACATGAAACGCTTTTTCTATCCCAGCTGGTTCCAAAAAAGTCGACCGTTGCAAAGATGAACGTCCCTTCCACGGCGGCTCACCAACCTTTTGTAGcttccaatttgccattttttGGCACTAACACCGTCTTTGGGATTCTTAGTAGTTATTAAACTAAAATGCTTAAAATGTAAATGTGTCCAAGTATGAGTTTGGGCTGCAGTTAGCGTAACTGACCACTCGACCTGCAGGAATGGAGTTGGGAGAGGAGGCGTTCACAGCCCGCAGCTCTGTAGGTCCAGGCAATGCTGAACCCCCATCTCACTCGCTTTTGAGCGAACCGTTACAAGCCGCCACTCAAGGCCACTTATTTGGGAGTTGGGTGTGGACGAAATGACCCTCCACCTTGGGCTAGCAGCTCAAGTGTTCAGGGCCGCGGTGACGACGCTCCGCTGCACCCTTCTGGCCTCACTCTCTTCCGAGGGAGAATGAACTTCTGCCTCTTTCTAGCACCTTCGGAGACATAGTCCCCTGGGCGTTGAGAAGCTTTAGATTGGGTCACTATTGAGACAAAAAGAAGCTCAAATGCTGCTCGGGCAGGGGTGAACGAGCAGGCCGGGGCAGATCCACAGTCCCGGCGGCGCGGCCACGTCTTCAGAAACGCCCACGACCTCCGGACAGCCCCGGGAGTTTGGCCCCTGGGACTCCGGGGGCCCGTCTACTTGACCATTGGGTGGGCTACGCGGGTTGCCACTGTTCTTGCCATTCCCCCCCGCCCAGCATTCCCCAACCGGCCCCACGGACCTGGAGGATACTGGGGCGAAATGAGACATCACCACTGCGCAGAAGCTGTTGCCCTCGCTGCTGTCACAGCCACTCCGGGAGGGACCGACCCCGCGGCCGCGCTGGTCCCCTCCGGCCGCTTCCGCGGGCTGCGCTCGGGTGCGGGGTCGCGGCCCGCGCGCTCCTGCGCGGAAGAAAACCGCCCGAGCCCGCAGGCGGAGGGCGGCgtgcagggaagggggagggcagcaAAGAGGCGGGCAGAGGGGCCGGCCGCCGGGGCCAGGTCGGTTTTGAATGGTTTGGGAGGACGAATTGTTAGACCccgaggaaggggggtggggacgggggaggggggctggaaaGCGGAAACTTTCCTATAAAACTTCGAAAAGTCCCTCCTCCCCACGTCAGGCCAATGACACTGCTGCCCCCAAACTTTCCGCCTGCACAGAGATATAAGAGCCTCCAAGTCGGCAGCTTTCGCCCAACTCCCAGACACCTCGCGGGCTCGCCGGCCCCGGCAGCGTTTCCAGGAGGCCGAGCGGGGTGCGCTTGCGGCCGTTGAGCGCCTTCTTTTTGGACCTCGGGGCCATCCACaccgtcccctccccctcccgcctccctccccgcctcccccacGCGCCCTCCCCGCGGAGATCCTCCCCGTCCCTCCTCCCGCGCCCTCCTCGGCGGGCCGCACCGCCCGGGCCGGCGCCGCGCGCGGGGGAAGCTGGCGGGCTGAGGCGCCCggctctcctcctcttccccgggCCGCCCCTCTGCCCCGGGCCTGCGAGGCCGCGCACTGCCACCCGAGAGATGATGCAGGACGTGTCCAGCTCGCCAGTCTCGCCGGCCGACGACAGCCTGAGCAACAGCGAGGAGGAGCCGGACCGGCAGCAGCCCCCGAGCGGCAAGCGCGGGGGGCGCAAGCGGCGCAGCAGCCGGCGCAGCGCCGGCGGGGGCTCGGGGCCCGGCGGGGCCACCGGCGGGGGCGTCGGAGGCGGCGAGGAGCCGGGCAGCCCGGCCCAGGGCAAGCGCGGCAAGAAGTCTGcgggctgcggcggcggcggcggcggcggcggcggcggcggcgcgggcggcggcggcagcagcagcggcggcgggAGTCCCCAGTCCTACGAGGAGCTGCAGACGCAGCGGGTCATGGCCAACGTGCGGGAGCGTCAGCGCACGCAGTCGCTGAACGAGGCGTTCGCCGCGCTGCGGAAGATCATCCCCACGCTGCCCTCGGACAAGCTGAGCAAGATCCAGACCCTCAAGCTGGCGGCCAGGTACATCGACTTCCTCTACCAGGTCCTCCAGAGCGACGAGCTGGACTCCAAGATGGCAAGCTGCAGCTATGTGGCCCACGAGCGGCTCAGCTACGCCTTCTCGGTCTGGAGGATGGAGGGGGCCTGGTCCATGTCCGCGTCCCACTAGCAGGCGGAGCTCCCCACCCCCTCGGCAGGGCCGGAGACCTAGGTAAGGACCGGCGCTTCTGCGCCCCTTCGCCGCTCAGGTGCAGAAGGACTGACGGCCAGGCCGCGGATCCCTGCCCACCGCGCCTTCCTCCGCTTCTCCCGCTCCCCTCTTAGCCTGCCCACCCACCCCGGTACCGCCACCCCAGCCCCTGAGCGTCCCTGGAGGCTGTTCGGTACGGCCAGGGAGTGAGGGATGCGCCCTATGAGCGTGTGCGTGTGGATGAGTGTGCGTGACACACAGGAGGGAAGACTGAGAACGAGTCAAGGGTCACGGGGAAGGACAGTTGCCAGCGCCTCCCTTTCTTTTGGCTTTAAAGGTTTCGTTCTCTTTACAACCAATCTTTCCAAattccacctcctccttctttccGCCCACCCACTTCCTCTTGCCCTTGGGCTGAAATCCTTCCAGGTTGTTCAGCGTAATTTCTCGGTGGTGGTGATAAGGACAGTGCTCACTAGTCTTAGAAAACAGCCACAGACCCACTCAATAACCAACTTTACCCTCTTTTGGGTTTTTGCAGATATCATTGTTTCCAGAGAAGGAGAAAATGGACAGTCTAGAGACTCTGGAGCTggattactaaaaataaatatatatgccaAAGATTTTCTTGGAAATTAGAAGAGCAGAACCCAAATTCAAAGAAACAGGGCGTGGGGCGcacttttaaaagagaaagcGAGACAGGCCCGTGGACAGTGATTCCCAGACGGGCAGCGGCACCGTCCTCACACCTCTACATTCTGATAGAAGTTTGAACAGTTgtttgtgttcctttttttttttttttaatttttaatgacgaagaatgtttttattttattttttcgtgCATGCATTCTCAAGAGGTCGTGCCAATCAGCCACTGAAAGGAAAGGCATCATTATGGActttctccattttaaaatggTAACAATCAGAGGAATTTTAAAGAACacctttagaaataaaaatactggaaTCAAACTGACTTGCAAATCACAGTCAGTTGATTACTCTTTTCAGTCTtcctctgagggaaaaaaaaaaaccttaaaatacaaaaaacaacattctatttatttattgatgaccCATGGTAAAATGCAAATAGATCCGGTGTCTAAATGCATTCATATTTTTATGATtgttttgtaaatatctttgtatattatttttctgcaataaataaatatgattgaaaattttaagaaccTTAGAGTTTggtctatatttttaaagctcaGAATTAAGTTGGAGGAAAATACCTGCTTGTCTAACTCTGGAGGCACACACGAGGGAGGGGGCACGAATATAAACAAAGCAGTGAACAATTCAAATAAACCAGTGACTGACAGGTACAGGCGTGGTATTTAGAAAgacagctttattattatttcagtttgGTGTTCAGTGGGCTTAGTAGCATCTCTCCATCTCTTATCAGGACCCCAAacggcaaaaaaataaaatttgttactCACACCTCTTGCTTATATTTTGAAGAGGCAGCTGTAGAAGTTAAATGCAAATAAGCAGTAAAAAGCCAGCGCTGTTTTCTCTTGTTACTGTGTGATTTTGTCATGCTCTCCATTTTTTCCGAGGACTTTCAAATAATGGATTCATTTCAATGAAAGGATGCATAAAGTGTTATTAAAATTATCAACTTATATACacataaatgaagaaaatgcatAGAAAATAATGGGGTTTAATTCAGCAGGAAAGAGAATTCATTTTGTAATTTGCTTAACGAGTGAAAATGACATTTAGTGTCATGTttgctaaaaagaaaaggcaaagtgAAGAATCCTTTCCCATTTTGATGTTACCCACTTGGGAAGCACGCTGCTGCTTCAAGCTGTAATGAACATGTGGAGTGAAAGACTATAAACAAAGAACGTGAACTTTCAGTATCCCCCGGTAACTATTGGAACAATTGCAATTTTAAATGCTaaagttcttcattttctagtcagttcattagcaaatatattttatccAAAACTACACAGAATTTTTCCCTGTTATATTTATGTACATGAAATCTGATGAAGTTAAGCAAAAACAATAACAGGAACAAATGGtgcttgatttttatttcattcttggtATTTCTGGGTCAGGAAAACCTTGGCTTTTATCATCAGTATCAGCAGAAGCAGTAAGTCTGTATCACTTAGTTCATGACTTTCACATCAAGTTCACTGCATTGACGTGTTTCAAACTGAAAAGTGATTTGGATGCTTAATTCAAACAATGACTGTGGCAAATAAATGTATGAACGCAAACAGATCCTGTGTGCTCAGCTCAGGTTGAGGTTGTTATATCGCCTGAAGGTTTTTGTTTCCCTCTCCATACGTCATCACAGAATGCTGACTGTAAATTTATTACTGTGAATATTTTAGGCCATATTTTACAATAGGCAGCCTGGAGCATTTACTTATATTAAAAGATCAGTGATGGCTTGGGGAATTAATTTTTGGATTTTGCTAGTCCTTTACCAAACGAGATGGGAAAGTAATCATGTGTGGGTGTATTTctggagtgagtgagtgagagagagagagagagagagagagagagagagtgtgtgtgtgtgtgtgtgtgtgtgtgtgtgtgtgtgtgtgtgtaaagtaaGGAGAGTGCCCTAGAAGCTGGAGGGAAAGCAGCAGGATGGTAATAattctcttgtgtgtgtgtatcatccAACCACCTCCATTTTCTAAATTGTTCATGGAGGAATCGCCTTGTTCACTAGCTTGGTCTGATTATTTGATATTTCAGATTTCTTGACGTACATCAGGATGGAGCTGACCATCATTGCTGAGAAGGTAATCTCTATCTTAACTCTGATgatataaaaactaaaagtttCGAAAATAGGCAGTCTtccctttgcctttttttcccctaatattTTGTCCTCTCCATTTTTTCTCCCATAAAAGAAacactttggaaaaaagcaaattCCACATTTATATTGAGTAATACTAAAGACTAAACTGAAGGTAATACTTCCCCCCtagattgtcaaaaaaaataaaagattgaaagCATGGTGGTCGCTAGTTTTATTTTGAATGAGAAGAATTCGCGGTGGAAAATAACAATTAGAATACAATTTTCAGCTTGCAGACCATTTCTATATTTCCAGCCTCCCCAACCACAATACACATGATGATGCTAACTTTTTTAGAATAGAAATAAAGCCAcctgtgtttttttctctctatcattATTtcctgttacattttatttcattttatttttgctaccTATCCTTATTTAAAAGACACGGGATGTTTTACTTCTGTTCCAGAAGTAAGAATTTAATGTGGTGGCTGGACCCAGGAGTCTTAACCCTTTACCCAGAATATATTCACTAGGGGACAAGTATTGAATTAAATTGTCGGGTGAATTCTAAACAACTAAGACTGTTTCCTTTACTgtgcacataatttttttttttttttttttgccttgctcTTGCTGTCGTTGGATTGATTGATAGCTTTCAGTCATAAGAAAACAGCAAGTTTCTGTTCCCATATCCACATTTCCCGTTTGCAGACACACACTTGCTATAAGCACATGCTCATTTGATAATTCATGCACAGTTGCAGGTACCCTTCCCCAACTGAAACCTAAGTCAAAGAACAGACACACAATATGCGTACTTTTTGCCCCACACCCAACCACACCACGAGCTCCTTGCTCCTTGGGTCTTCAGGCTCATATTCATAATGGAGCTTTTTAAGGGACACTTGGCCTCTTGCAAAAAAGTCGAGCATTTTGCACATTCCATGGTTTGGCAAACTCAGAACTGGTTATTTTCTCTAGACCGGTATCAAGTTCTTCTCaggcatatgatttcacttgaaGTCTTGCCCAGGAATCCTTCAAAGTGAGCGTTTGTCCCGCTCTCATGATGTCAGGCGGTTTTCCCTGCATCTgtaatttgaagaaaaacaaacaaacctgcgGGGAACAAACGCCACGGAAACCCAAACAGAACTCGGTGGGGAGCGGGAGTCTCACCTGCAGCGGGCGGGCGCGGGAGGGGACGTGGGTCCAGAGTCCCCTGCGTGGGTGGCGGCCGGGCCGCACCGTGGGGACAGCGACAGTGTCCGTGCCCTCAGCTTGCGTGCACCGCCCCGGGCCCGCATCTGGCCGCGGCGCAGAGGCGGCGGCTCCAAGTGTCAGCGGTAGCGAGGGGAGCCCCGGCAGCTTCAGGCAAAGGCCCAACCTCAAATTTCCAGAGACGGCCCCACATTAGCGACACACGGGGGTCAGGAGGGGGGTCCCCGGGGGCCACTTTTCCAGAATTTTCTGCCTGTGTGTCGTAAAGcgtgccccacccccagcaccagcGAAAGTGGAAGGAAAGTGCGCGGGCCAAGTGAACAGAGAACTCGGTTTCCTCGTCATTTCTCAAAGCAGGCAACCCCACTGTTTCCCAGAAACCTCGAAACCCGGCCCTCCCGGTGCAAAAAGATTTATTAATTGACCTTCTTTACTGAACAGCAAAAGACAGACTCCGTAAACAGGCCATGGGACACATTTTCCATTCGCTTTTGTCCCAAGGCCCCAGGACGTGAGCCCACTTAACGTTCTCAGCAAATCAAAGCACGTGTCCTTTGAAGAAGGTGTGTAATTGGAGTTTAAGGCATGTATGGAATTCCCAGATGTCTATAAAGTAAGAAGGAGCATGTGGCAGGTCACTGGAAGGTGGGGCAGGTTAAAATCACTGGCACAAAAGTTCCCCCCTTGACAGTCTCCTTTGTAAGAGCCAGGGAGATAAGTCTCCGGGAAAGGATGGCGCGATCATAATGAATATCCAGCTTCTATCAGAGTCATGGTAACCATGGTAAAAAGCACATGGTCAGAAAAACCTCAAAACCTCAAAGAAAACACAGCCGGGATTTCGTGGGCGCCCTGCAATGAGATCGTTTGGGTTTGCTGGAGCGAAGGCCTTGAGCGGCCGGCTTGCTTGTTTACGTggactattttcttttccttctgtttttttcccccttctcaaGTTTGTGGATGTGTCTTCGTCCTTCTGCGTGTGACATAGGCTGAAGCCAGGGGAACAAAATCCCAGAttaggaaagggggtggggggaggcgttTTAAGAACATTCATCCCAGAAGGCAGCCTTCTTAGGGGAGGAGAGACTGGAccaagtaaaattaaatttctgtaaACCATGCAGTTTAAACATCTAGCAGATAGAGCTTAGGTGAAAGACAATCATCGCCCTCAGCTGCTCCCTTTGCTAATTTCACCACCGAATATAGAGATTTGCGTGAGAGGGCTGATCTAAGTGCGAGTTGGAGTGGAGCTCATTAggcagttgttttttgttttgtttttgttctgaagCCAGAATCGAAGGAAGTAGGACTTTTCTCCTTGGATTCAAGATGGTGCCCTCATTGACCTGCAGAGTGGAGCCAGAGGCGGGAGACCTAAGGATGGGGTTCTGCcaaagagagaggccctggcggAGGTTGGCGCTGGGAGGGGGTGGTGATGTAGGGTGAacgggggctggggggctggaaCAAAGCGCACCCTAGACCCAGCCACTGAGGCAGGCCGGAGGGGGTGACGCAAGTGTGACAAGTGAAAAGTTAAGCAGGTACCTGAAGGAAGTTTATCTTGCCCAGATGTTAGAGCTTTTATGAAATGTCACGTGAAGAGAACAGATGTACAACTTGCAAAGGGGGCCACGCCTGTAAATACAAGGGAGGCAAAAGCTCAGAGGGAAATCCAGGCATAAATCATCAACCTCCTTTTCTAGtatctcttttctcctttaaatattTGCTTCCGGAAAGGGAAGATACGTCTTTACGTTAAGTGTCTATGCCAGAAGTCACAGCCCCATCCCCCCTGCCCAGCACCACCACCCTCTAAATGCCTTGAGTTcggagggctgggggggggggcggggaggacagATCTCACCCCACTGCTTTGCCGGCTTCACGTTCCCCATCCCCCATGTTTCTCTCTTGGCTTCTCAAAGACGTTTGATCCTGAGAAACGGATCGGATCTCGGTTTGGAAAAGCTGAAACTAATCAATTGCCTTTTGAAGGGGTAGAGAGTGATAAGAAGAGCGAAGGAATGCCAGGCCTGACGTGACAGACCCAAAACCTCCAAGATGCTCGGATGAGCTGAAAGATGAGCGGAGATCCCTCCCTCCTGGGGCAGGGACCCAGCGCCCTGGGGATCCCAGCTGCCTACGGAGTAGGGTCTTTAGCAAGTTAAATCACCGGTTTGattgaaaaggattttttttaatgacttgtaCAGATAGGAGGCTTCTTTTTCTCCATGCAGTAAGGAACTCAGTTGAGaagcaaaattaaaatgaattagcAGTTGCCCAGTTGTGGAAGACAGTCCAATTCCTTTCTCTGTACTAGAGCTAGATGTCCATAGGGGTTATTGTGAATTTTACCATGTGGCACAAGCTTGGGTCTCTATGCATATGGAGGTTTTAAATATTTGTCCACAATACCTTTAAGACTGTACATTAAATGAAACTACTGTGGCTCTTATTGCAACACTATTCCTAAGTCTCTGTTAAATTGACATTGCACCTGGCTCATAGATATTATATAGCCACCCATACAGCTTTTTACTGTAAACAAACTTAAAGTTGGTAAGTCGGGGTATTTCATTCCACAATATTAAATCTAAATTTACTGTCAGAGTTTATCATTCCTTTTTGGATTCCCAAAGGCGTGGTCGGGACtgaaatatattcaaagtgatcATTTTAGCTTTTAGGGTTGactgttttaaaaatgcacaagACCACGTAAACAGACATCTTTTCTCCCTATACCATTTGCTCTAAATACCCATCCAGCCAACCTGGAGGAACTTAACTCATGTCTTATTTGGGGTGCATGCCATATCTGGTTATAGCCCCCAAGGCATGCCAGAGGAAGACCCCAGGGATCTTCCCCTTCTCAGTTCGCCCAGCTTAGATGAATGTTGGCTTGGTCCCTGACACCCTATGTGAAGCTTTCCTCTGGGGCTGGCAGACCTCCTATTTCTAAACATAGTGCTGGAGGaaagtttacatttcttttcctcttttgttcCTGAAACTTAACACCAATCAAAGAGTTGTTACTATTGTTGAAAGCGAACAGTGCAGCAAACAGACCATTTCAGTACTGCCAGCTTAGCAATGACAATGAACGAAGCCTCAGCGAAGTTTGCTGATGCACCCCTCCAACAACCAGTTCCATTCCTGGGGCAGAAGCCTACCTTCCGAGGCAGTCTTCTTGAACATGTTCTTATAAACCCACTTTGCACATCA is drawn from Saccopteryx leptura isolate mSacLep1 chromosome 12, mSacLep1_pri_phased_curated, whole genome shotgun sequence and contains these coding sequences:
- the TWIST1 gene encoding twist-related protein 1 — encoded protein: MMQDVSSSPVSPADDSLSNSEEEPDRQQPPSGKRGGRKRRSSRRSAGGGSGPGGATGGGVGGGEEPGSPAQGKRGKKSAGCGGGGGGGGGGGAGGGGSSSGGGSPQSYEELQTQRVMANVRERQRTQSLNEAFAALRKIIPTLPSDKLSKIQTLKLAARYIDFLYQVLQSDELDSKMASCSYVAHERLSYAFSVWRMEGAWSMSASH